In Gracilimonas sp., a single window of DNA contains:
- a CDS encoding Glu/Leu/Phe/Val dehydrogenase produces the protein MSKKDSISSSYYKEPVPHIAHDSPFASMMERFRFAAEILDLDEGVFKYLSSPEKVIMVSIPVTMDDGRIEVFEGYRVIHNSILGPSKGGIRYSDDVTIDEVKALAAWMTWKCAVVNVPFGGAKGGVRVNPKELSQSELERLTRRYTANMLDVFGPDRDIPAPDMNTNEQTMAWIMDTYSMKQKKTETAVVTGKPIILGGSKGRKEATGRGVVTCTLAALGKLHISPSDTSVVVQGFGNVGSVSAQLMYEQGAKIIAISDISGGYYNKDGIDIPEAIHYTQTHGNSLEGFEGAEKISNKDLLELECEVLIPAAKEDQINKENAPKINAKIIAEGANGPVTANADKILEEKGIMVIPDILANAGGVTVSYFEWVQDRHGYFWTEERVNRRLNRMMRESFDNLFMVSEKYSITLRQAAYVYAIDRVATTLKLRGIYA, from the coding sequence ATGTCAAAAAAAGACTCTATCTCCAGCAGTTATTATAAAGAACCAGTTCCTCATATAGCACATGACTCCCCTTTTGCTTCCATGATGGAACGCTTTCGTTTTGCAGCTGAAATTCTTGATTTAGACGAAGGGGTATTCAAATATCTATCCAGTCCCGAAAAAGTAATTATGGTTTCTATTCCTGTTACTATGGATGACGGACGCATCGAAGTATTTGAAGGCTACCGTGTAATTCACAACAGTATTTTAGGCCCTTCAAAAGGTGGTATCCGCTATTCCGATGATGTCACCATTGACGAAGTAAAAGCCCTGGCTGCCTGGATGACCTGGAAATGTGCAGTCGTAAATGTTCCATTCGGAGGAGCAAAAGGTGGTGTCCGGGTTAACCCAAAAGAGCTTTCCCAATCTGAATTAGAGCGCCTAACCCGTCGCTATACCGCAAATATGCTGGATGTATTTGGTCCGGATCGAGACATCCCTGCTCCCGATATGAATACCAATGAGCAAACCATGGCATGGATCATGGATACTTACAGTATGAAGCAGAAAAAAACGGAAACGGCCGTGGTAACCGGAAAACCAATTATTTTGGGAGGATCAAAGGGGCGTAAAGAAGCCACCGGCCGGGGAGTGGTAACCTGTACCTTAGCTGCTCTTGGTAAACTGCACATATCTCCCAGTGATACTTCCGTTGTAGTTCAGGGATTTGGAAATGTAGGTTCTGTCTCGGCTCAACTAATGTATGAACAAGGAGCAAAAATTATTGCCATTAGCGACATTAGCGGTGGTTATTACAACAAAGATGGCATCGATATTCCTGAAGCCATTCATTACACCCAAACGCATGGAAATTCGTTGGAAGGATTTGAAGGAGCGGAAAAGATCTCCAATAAAGATCTTTTAGAACTTGAATGTGAAGTATTGATCCCTGCCGCCAAAGAAGATCAGATCAATAAAGAAAACGCCCCTAAAATAAATGCTAAAATTATTGCTGAAGGTGCCAACGGACCGGTAACTGCTAATGCGGATAAGATTTTGGAAGAAAAAGGAATTATGGTAATTCCGGATATTCTTGCAAATGCGGGCGGAGTAACCGTTTCTTATTTTGAGTGGGTTCAGGATCGACACGGTTATTTTTGGACGGAGGAACGTGTTAATCGCAGACTCAACCGTATGATGAGAGAATCGTTCGACAACTTGTTTATGGTAAGTGAAAAGTATAGTATAACACTACGTCAGGCAGCTTATGTGTATGCCATCGACCGAGTGGCCACAACGCTGAAATTGCGTGGTATTTATGCTTAA
- a CDS encoding HNH endonuclease, with product MKLIFLEKAELLHDDPEKELRTTRKSFQFPSVIRLRNYIRVPYAKIVLSRRNVMRRDDFMCQYCGKKSDLTIDHIIPKSRGGKDSWENLTTACDKCNVRKGNRTPKEAQMPLKSKPYRPIPITFFRDSNGGVQEPWKPYLYMT from the coding sequence ATGAAGTTGATTTTCCTGGAAAAGGCTGAATTACTTCATGATGACCCGGAGAAGGAACTGCGTACCACACGTAAGTCTTTTCAGTTTCCATCCGTAATCAGGCTTCGGAATTATATCAGGGTGCCGTACGCAAAGATCGTTTTATCCCGAAGAAACGTGATGCGCCGAGATGATTTTATGTGCCAGTATTGCGGTAAAAAATCGGATCTTACAATTGATCATATCATTCCTAAAAGCCGGGGCGGAAAAGATTCATGGGAGAACCTGACGACGGCATGCGATAAATGTAACGTCCGGAAGGGAAACCGCACACCCAAGGAAGCACAAATGCCGCTTAAAAGTAAGCCGTACCGACCCATTCCCATTACCTTTTTTCGGGATTCAAATGGTGGAGTACAAGAGCCCTGGAAACCTTACTTATACATGACCTAG
- the dnaE gene encoding DNA polymerase III subunit alpha, whose protein sequence is MYLIFDTETTGLPQDFSAPITDLDNWPRLVQLAWQLHDHTGKLLNSGNYIVKPEGFTIPFNSEKIHGISTERAHEEGVELDFVLKEFSKDINNAYFLIGHNVSFDEKIMGAEYLRKKISSAILDKPKIDTKIDGTDVAKIEGGRGGNYKWPSLGELHHALFDEGFEDAHDAAADVEATARIFLEMVRTGATKINFPMDAKLYESAQSYMKREEYIDLVSPSRFKTKQSEEQLAAQKKSGSEEETTGSEVIEQATFTHLHNHSKYSVLQATAGIKELVSKAKDEGMNAVGLADLGNMYGAFAFAAAAHNEGIKPIIGCEFYVVEDRLQKKFTRDNKDRRYQIPMFAKNQNGYKNLSKLSSIGFTEGYYYKYPRIDKEVIAKYSKDVICLSGGVRGWLADLILNKGQEFAEEELQWWMETFGDDFYLEVLNHELEEEKRVNEVFKSFSEKYGVKLVATNNVFYLEEEDAKAHDALICIDDGELMSTPKGKGRDFRYGFPNDEFYFKTQEQMKELFVDMPEAIASTQEIVDKIEPIKLEREVILPNFELPEGFETEDEYLRHLTYEGAKPRYKEIDDEVTERIERELGIIEKMGFAGYFLIVQDFIAAARDMGVYVGPGRGSAAGSVVAYCTGITNIDPLEYDLLFERFLNPERVSMPDIDIDFDDDGRQRVIEYVVNKYGKDQVAHIITFGSMAARSSVRDVARVLDLPLSDADRIAKLVPERPGTTLDDAFSEVKELRQIRDGEGLEAETLRMAQVLEGSVRNTGIHAAGIIIAPDKLTEYIPVSTAKDADLYVTQFDGSVIENAGMLKMDFLGLKTLSILKTAIGYVKENFGKEYDLDTIPLNDEKTYKLFQQGGTSGIFQFESEGMRKHLKNLKPTGINDLIAMNALYRPGPMQFIPDYIERKHGREKVEYDHEDLIELLEPTYGIMIYQEQIMKVAQRMGGYSLGEADVLRRIMGKKKPELLPPEEEKFVKQAVEKGYDEKTAKQVFDKMAMFAGYGFNKSHSAAYSVVAYHTMYFKANYPAEYMAAVMTHNMSDIKKVAAFIEECQRMNIPVDPPNINTARGKFRAKDGRVQYGMSAIKGVGSSAIQHIVEEREENGDFASIFDFSTRVDLKVCNRKTLESLIIAGAFDTLNENRAQLHHSVEDILSYAVRKQEEIRLNQGNLFGGESGGTGSQEPKLREVSRWTQIERLNKERELIGFYLSGHPLSRFKEEIRLFGKQNLSDDVFGQLSDRSTIRFIAIITGVKRVTDKKGRPFAFLQVEDLNNSTEVIAFSKTYDQYMGLLQPDNVLFIDGVVDTRGGEPKVIANSFERVENLREKFQEQLNLRIDLKTSDLKKDDLKQVETLFSLNKGNTQVRFSIHSKEANAPIRMNVRNFVVEPNDELLRGLRDVLGEEAVQLVHGT, encoded by the coding sequence ATGTACCTGATTTTTGATACAGAGACCACGGGATTACCTCAAGATTTTTCAGCCCCGATCACTGATTTAGATAACTGGCCACGGCTTGTTCAGCTTGCATGGCAGCTCCATGACCATACCGGGAAGCTCCTCAACAGCGGGAACTATATTGTGAAGCCGGAGGGGTTTACCATTCCTTTCAACTCAGAGAAAATTCACGGTATCTCCACTGAACGTGCCCATGAAGAAGGGGTAGAGTTGGATTTTGTGCTCAAAGAATTTTCCAAGGATATCAATAATGCGTACTTCCTGATCGGGCATAACGTCAGTTTTGATGAGAAGATCATGGGGGCAGAATATCTTAGGAAGAAGATCTCGTCTGCCATCTTAGATAAACCCAAGATCGATACCAAGATCGATGGGACAGATGTGGCCAAGATCGAAGGCGGAAGGGGCGGAAATTATAAATGGCCGTCCTTAGGTGAACTGCATCACGCCCTTTTTGATGAAGGTTTTGAAGATGCCCACGATGCTGCTGCTGATGTGGAAGCTACCGCACGGATTTTCCTTGAGATGGTTCGGACCGGTGCTACTAAAATCAATTTCCCGATGGATGCCAAACTGTATGAGTCGGCACAAAGCTACATGAAGCGGGAAGAGTATATCGATCTTGTTTCTCCTTCAAGATTCAAAACAAAGCAGTCAGAGGAACAGCTGGCGGCTCAAAAAAAAAGTGGAAGCGAAGAAGAGACAACTGGTAGCGAGGTAATTGAGCAGGCTACCTTTACGCATCTCCATAATCATTCCAAATATTCGGTACTTCAGGCAACAGCCGGAATTAAAGAACTGGTAAGCAAAGCCAAAGATGAAGGTATGAACGCGGTGGGCCTGGCGGATCTTGGCAATATGTACGGGGCTTTTGCCTTTGCTGCCGCGGCTCATAATGAAGGCATCAAACCCATTATTGGATGCGAGTTTTATGTGGTTGAAGATCGTCTTCAAAAGAAATTCACCCGCGATAATAAAGACCGACGCTATCAGATTCCGATGTTTGCCAAGAATCAAAACGGGTATAAAAACCTCTCCAAATTAAGTTCTATTGGTTTTACCGAAGGGTATTACTACAAATATCCGCGGATTGATAAGGAAGTGATTGCAAAATATTCGAAAGATGTTATTTGTTTGAGCGGTGGTGTTCGGGGCTGGCTAGCCGACCTTATTCTTAATAAAGGACAGGAGTTTGCCGAAGAGGAACTACAATGGTGGATGGAAACATTCGGGGATGACTTTTATCTGGAGGTACTGAATCACGAGCTGGAAGAGGAAAAGCGTGTAAATGAAGTGTTCAAGTCTTTTTCCGAGAAATATGGGGTAAAGTTGGTTGCCACCAACAATGTGTTTTATCTGGAAGAGGAAGATGCCAAAGCACATGATGCCCTGATCTGTATAGATGATGGCGAACTCATGAGCACTCCTAAGGGCAAGGGGCGGGATTTCCGTTATGGTTTTCCAAACGATGAGTTTTATTTCAAAACACAGGAGCAAATGAAAGAGCTCTTCGTGGATATGCCGGAGGCTATTGCCTCTACCCAGGAGATTGTTGACAAAATTGAGCCCATCAAGCTGGAACGGGAAGTTATTCTTCCGAATTTTGAGCTTCCGGAAGGTTTTGAAACGGAAGATGAATATTTGCGCCATCTTACCTATGAAGGAGCTAAACCAAGGTATAAAGAGATTGATGATGAGGTAACTGAACGCATTGAACGAGAGCTGGGTATCATTGAGAAAATGGGTTTCGCCGGCTACTTTCTGATTGTACAGGATTTTATAGCTGCAGCGCGGGATATGGGGGTTTATGTGGGGCCGGGACGTGGTTCGGCAGCAGGTTCAGTTGTCGCGTACTGTACGGGCATCACTAATATTGATCCGTTGGAATACGACCTGCTTTTTGAGCGATTCTTGAACCCCGAGCGTGTGTCGATGCCTGATATTGATATTGATTTTGATGATGACGGCCGACAGCGTGTAATAGAATATGTAGTGAATAAATACGGCAAAGATCAGGTTGCTCACATCATCACTTTTGGCTCGATGGCTGCCCGTTCTTCGGTGCGTGATGTAGCACGGGTACTTGATTTACCTTTGTCTGATGCCGACCGTATTGCCAAGCTGGTACCCGAACGGCCCGGTACAACTTTAGATGATGCATTTTCTGAAGTCAAAGAACTGCGCCAAATCAGAGATGGGGAAGGCCTTGAAGCCGAAACCCTCAGAATGGCACAGGTACTGGAAGGATCAGTCCGGAATACAGGTATTCATGCAGCCGGGATTATTATTGCCCCTGATAAGCTGACCGAATACATCCCTGTAAGTACGGCTAAAGATGCTGATCTCTACGTAACCCAGTTTGACGGCAGTGTAATTGAGAATGCCGGGATGCTGAAAATGGATTTTCTGGGTTTGAAGACACTGTCTATCCTGAAAACAGCCATCGGCTATGTAAAAGAAAATTTCGGAAAGGAATATGACCTGGATACTATTCCGCTGAACGATGAAAAGACCTATAAGCTGTTTCAGCAAGGCGGAACTTCGGGAATTTTTCAGTTTGAAAGTGAGGGGATGCGCAAGCACCTCAAGAACCTGAAGCCCACCGGCATCAATGACTTGATTGCGATGAACGCCCTGTACCGCCCCGGCCCGATGCAGTTTATTCCGGATTATATTGAACGAAAACACGGGCGTGAAAAAGTAGAATACGATCACGAAGATTTGATTGAGCTGCTGGAGCCGACCTATGGTATCATGATTTACCAAGAGCAGATCATGAAGGTGGCGCAGCGGATGGGGGGCTACTCGCTGGGTGAAGCGGATGTACTTCGCCGGATCATGGGTAAGAAAAAACCGGAACTGCTTCCGCCTGAAGAAGAGAAATTCGTAAAACAAGCGGTCGAGAAAGGCTATGATGAGAAAACAGCTAAACAGGTGTTTGATAAGATGGCCATGTTTGCGGGTTATGGATTTAATAAGTCCCACTCGGCCGCTTATTCGGTAGTAGCTTATCACACCATGTATTTTAAGGCGAATTATCCCGCTGAATACATGGCGGCAGTGATGACGCACAACATGAGCGATATCAAAAAAGTAGCGGCATTTATTGAGGAATGTCAGCGCATGAATATTCCGGTAGATCCTCCGAATATTAATACTGCCCGTGGGAAGTTCAGGGCGAAAGACGGACGGGTTCAGTATGGAATGTCGGCGATTAAGGGAGTGGGATCATCGGCCATTCAGCATATTGTAGAAGAACGGGAGGAAAATGGAGATTTTGCATCCATCTTTGATTTTTCCACCCGTGTTGATTTGAAAGTCTGTAATCGAAAAACACTGGAAAGCCTGATTATTGCCGGCGCCTTTGATACGCTGAATGAAAACCGGGCTCAGCTTCACCATTCAGTTGAGGATATCCTTTCTTATGCTGTGCGCAAACAGGAAGAAATTCGATTAAATCAGGGAAATTTGTTTGGAGGGGAAAGTGGTGGAACCGGATCGCAGGAACCGAAATTGAGGGAAGTATCACGGTGGACGCAAATTGAACGCCTCAATAAAGAAAGAGAATTGATCGGGTTTTACCTAAGCGGACATCCGTTAAGCCGGTTCAAAGAAGAGATAAGGTTATTTGGCAAACAGAATTTAAGTGATGACGTGTTTGGACAATTGTCTGACCGCTCCACGATTCGATTTATCGCTATTATAACAGGGGTAAAACGTGTGACCGATAAAAAAGGCCGGCCTTTTGCTTTCCTTCAGGTGGAGGATTTAAATAATTCCACCGAAGTTATTGCCTTTAGCAAAACCTATGACCAATACATGGGATTGCTTCAACCTGATAATGTTCTTTTTATTGACGGAGTGGTAGATACCCGGGGCGGGGAACCTAAAGTAATTGCCAATTCCTTTGAACGGGTTGAAAACCTTCGTGAAAAATTTCAGGAGCAGCTGAACCTGAGAATTGACTTAAAAACTTCAGACCTCAAAAAAGATGACCTGAAGCAGGTAGAGACCTTGTTTTCCCTGAATAAAGGAAATACACAAGTACGATTTTCGATACACAGTAAAGAAGCAAATGCGCCCATTCGCATGAACGTTCGGAATTTTGTGGTAGAGCCAAATGATGAGTTACTTCGGGGATTGCGGGATGTGCTGGGGGAGGAGGCCGTCCAATTGGTTCATGGAACATAA
- a CDS encoding ATP-binding protein codes for MKLLQTLTLNSTYEEVEKVEGLLTGLQDDLGFNDELYARMMLAVSEAATNGIVHGNQLDESKTVKISAYRDNNKLLFNTEDQGEGFDRDELPNPLAEENLLKTGGRGVFLMEEYADEVSYSEDGTKLTLVFELPE; via the coding sequence ATGAAATTATTACAGACACTTACTCTAAATTCTACTTATGAAGAAGTAGAAAAAGTTGAAGGGCTTCTTACCGGTTTACAAGATGATCTTGGCTTTAATGACGAACTCTATGCCCGAATGATGCTTGCTGTTTCAGAAGCGGCTACTAATGGCATTGTTCACGGAAATCAGCTGGATGAATCCAAAACCGTGAAAATATCAGCATATCGAGACAACAATAAATTACTTTTTAATACCGAGGACCAGGGAGAAGGGTTTGATCGTGACGAACTCCCCAATCCCCTTGCTGAAGAAAACCTGCTTAAAACCGGCGGGCGTGGAGTATTCCTAATGGAAGAATATGCCGATGAAGTAAGTTACTCCGAGGACGGTACCAAGCTTACCTTGGTTTTTGAATTGCCTGAATAA
- a CDS encoding DsrE family protein: MRTLLLLLPLFLFTSNIFAQEAHFPIIKNFGGIYEIPESVNPNPDMEYNIVIDLKTLQQDKESLNPGLNNVARMMNLHGLGGVKEESLSVVVVVHGGATDIVINNEAYQKRYKLNNPNLELIDTLNEAGVEIYVCGQSLLAREYGFDEINPQVTKGLSMLTVFTTYMNKGYKPLVFD, translated from the coding sequence ATGAGAACCCTCCTTCTATTGCTTCCTTTATTTTTATTTACTTCAAACATATTTGCTCAAGAAGCCCACTTTCCCATTATTAAAAACTTTGGTGGAATTTACGAGATTCCGGAGTCGGTCAATCCAAATCCAGACATGGAATATAATATTGTGATCGACCTAAAGACCTTACAGCAAGATAAAGAGAGTTTGAACCCAGGACTTAATAATGTTGCCAGAATGATGAATTTACATGGTTTAGGTGGAGTTAAAGAGGAGAGCCTGAGTGTGGTTGTTGTAGTTCATGGCGGGGCCACTGACATCGTAATTAATAACGAAGCCTATCAGAAACGGTATAAGCTGAATAACCCAAATCTCGAGTTAATTGATACTTTAAATGAAGCCGGAGTAGAGATTTATGTATGCGGACAATCGTTACTTGCCCGTGAATATGGATTTGATGAGATTAACCCTCAAGTAACAAAAGGGCTCTCGATGCTTACCGTGTTTACCACATATATGAATAAAGGGTATAAGCCTTTGGTATTTGACTGA
- the trxA gene encoding thioredoxin, producing MAKPIEFTDSNFDEEVLKSDKPVLVDFWAEWCGPCRMIGPIVEELAGEYEGKAKIGKVDVDSNPEISVKYGIRSIPSLLIFKDGEVVDQIVGAVPKSHLTKQLEAQVA from the coding sequence ATGGCGAAACCAATTGAATTTACAGACAGCAACTTTGACGAAGAAGTACTGAAATCAGATAAACCGGTTTTGGTTGATTTCTGGGCAGAGTGGTGTGGTCCATGCCGAATGATTGGTCCGATTGTTGAAGAATTGGCCGGTGAATATGAAGGCAAAGCAAAAATCGGCAAAGTAGATGTAGACAGTAATCCTGAAATTTCTGTGAAGTATGGAATTCGCAGTATTCCTTCTTTGCTCATTTTTAAGGACGGTGAAGTAGTGGATCAGATTGTGGGCGCAGTTCCAAAATCACACCTGACCAAGCAATTGGAAGCTCAGGTAGCATAA
- a CDS encoding TerC family protein: protein MQHSLTLWIYFNIFIVAMLIVDLAVFNRKEHEISIKESLVWTGIWIALSVVFGIGLYFYMDPQSSLDFFTGYLIEKSLSVDNIFVFILVFSYFGVPAKFQHKVLFWGIFGALVMRFLFIFLGVALIERFEWIIYIFGAFLVYTGIKMAFELEKEVHPERNPLLKLTRKLIPVTNKFDGPNFFTRIDGKLMATPLFVVLIVIETTDLVFAIDSIPAILAITTDEFLVYSSNAFAILGLRALYFALNGVMKLFHYLHYGLAAILSFVGVKMLLAEFFHVPTPYALGFVGLALIISIGASSMFPKKEEKSPQRPKDQ from the coding sequence ATGCAACACAGCCTTACCCTTTGGATCTACTTCAACATTTTTATTGTAGCTATGTTGATCGTGGATCTTGCTGTTTTCAATCGCAAAGAACATGAGATAAGCATTAAGGAATCGTTGGTCTGGACCGGCATTTGGATTGCCCTGTCGGTGGTTTTCGGAATCGGGCTTTATTTTTATATGGACCCGCAGAGCTCGCTGGATTTCTTTACCGGGTATTTAATTGAAAAGTCGCTCAGTGTAGATAATATCTTTGTTTTTATCCTGGTATTCTCTTATTTCGGAGTGCCGGCAAAATTTCAACATAAAGTTCTTTTTTGGGGAATATTCGGAGCTTTGGTGATGAGATTTCTGTTCATCTTCTTAGGTGTAGCCCTCATTGAACGATTTGAGTGGATCATCTATATTTTTGGTGCCTTCCTGGTTTATACCGGCATAAAAATGGCATTTGAACTTGAAAAAGAAGTACACCCGGAACGCAACCCCCTGCTTAAACTCACCAGGAAATTAATCCCGGTAACCAATAAATTTGACGGACCGAACTTTTTTACCAGAATAGATGGCAAGCTCATGGCCACCCCACTCTTTGTGGTGTTGATTGTGATTGAAACTACTGACCTTGTATTTGCCATCGATTCGATTCCTGCTATCCTGGCTATTACCACCGATGAGTTCCTCGTCTACAGCTCTAATGCTTTTGCCATATTAGGATTAAGAGCTCTTTATTTTGCCTTAAACGGGGTGATGAAATTGTTCCATTATCTTCATTACGGACTGGCCGCCATACTTTCTTTTGTAGGAGTCAAGATGCTGCTGGCTGAATTTTTCCATGTTCCCACCCCATACGCCCTTGGTTTTGTAGGGCTGGCTTTAATCATTTCGATTGGTGCTTCGAGCATGTTTCCCAAGAAAGAAGAAAAATCACCCCAACGGCCAAAAGACCAATAA
- a CDS encoding hydrogen peroxide-inducible genes activator, with the protein MTLTQLSYIVAVDKYRHFATAAQKIYITQPTLSMQIQKLEDELGVLIFDRSKSPVVPTAMGEEIVKQAKLILSGAKHIEDMVAVQGDSLKGTFRVGIIPTIAPYLVPLFLKPFINKYPDVELIFEEALTAEVLKGLNEDYFDVGIIATPTEQHMFEQDLFLEPFLGYVSSSHELVKKDKLCIDDLYKEDLWLLNEGHCFRDQTMKICKKNNEKRNKAPIIFESGNLETLKRLVEQDFGITLMPYLAMNDYDTRCENGVVKEFEDPVPSRKIRLVYSREFLKKNLIEAFAGVIKDSIPKELVSEDKAMVIE; encoded by the coding sequence ATGACTCTTACCCAACTTTCTTACATTGTTGCTGTTGACAAGTACCGGCATTTTGCAACGGCAGCCCAAAAAATATATATCACCCAACCTACGCTCAGCATGCAAATCCAAAAGCTGGAAGATGAGCTCGGCGTATTAATTTTTGATCGCTCGAAATCTCCGGTTGTTCCCACTGCCATGGGTGAAGAAATTGTTAAACAGGCAAAACTGATTCTCAGCGGGGCCAAACATATTGAAGATATGGTAGCCGTACAGGGAGATTCATTAAAAGGAACTTTCCGGGTGGGAATCATTCCAACTATTGCCCCATATCTGGTTCCGCTTTTTCTCAAGCCCTTTATAAATAAATATCCGGATGTAGAACTCATTTTTGAGGAGGCCCTGACTGCTGAAGTACTCAAAGGCTTGAATGAAGATTATTTTGATGTGGGTATTATCGCTACTCCCACCGAGCAACACATGTTTGAACAAGACCTTTTTCTGGAGCCATTTCTGGGTTATGTAAGTTCCAGCCACGAGCTTGTCAAAAAAGATAAACTCTGCATTGATGATTTGTACAAAGAAGATCTTTGGTTATTGAATGAAGGACACTGTTTTCGTGATCAAACCATGAAAATCTGCAAAAAGAATAATGAAAAGCGCAATAAAGCCCCCATCATTTTTGAAAGTGGAAATCTCGAAACCTTGAAACGTTTAGTGGAGCAGGATTTTGGAATAACCTTAATGCCCTATCTTGCTATGAACGACTATGATACCCGCTGTGAGAATGGTGTTGTTAAAGAATTTGAAGATCCGGTTCCTTCACGGAAAATCAGGTTGGTGTATAGCCGGGAGTTTTTGAAAAAGAATTTGATAGAGGCTTTTGCCGGGGTCATTAAAGATTCCATTCCTAAGGAGTTAGTTTCTGAGGATAAAGCGATGGTTATCGAATAA
- a CDS encoding YciI-like protein, with the protein MHYLLIYDTTPDYLQRRGEFRSEHLQLAWDAYDRGELIQGGALKDPVDGAVLLFKGDSPEAAENFAKNDPYVKNGLVEKWEVREWVTVIGDEASNPVKP; encoded by the coding sequence ATGCACTACCTGCTTATTTACGATACTACCCCCGATTACCTCCAACGCCGGGGAGAATTCCGTTCCGAACATTTACAACTGGCCTGGGATGCTTATGACCGGGGAGAATTAATTCAAGGCGGAGCCCTGAAAGATCCTGTGGATGGAGCTGTTTTATTGTTCAAAGGAGATTCTCCCGAGGCAGCTGAAAATTTTGCCAAAAATGACCCTTACGTAAAAAACGGACTGGTTGAAAAGTGGGAAGTACGCGAATGGGTTACCGTGATTGGGGATGAGGCCAGTAATCCTGTGAAGCCGTAG
- a CDS encoding acylphosphatase, whose translation MKKHIFISGRVQGVGFRHFTKKNAEALGVKGWVKNLPDKRVEAIFQGSEEKVDDLIQRCKKGPVASFVQDIKVRDAKDETVYKSFEVKL comes from the coding sequence TTGAAGAAGCATATTTTTATATCAGGCCGGGTTCAGGGAGTAGGCTTTCGTCATTTTACCAAGAAAAATGCAGAAGCATTGGGTGTAAAAGGGTGGGTTAAGAATTTACCGGATAAAAGAGTAGAAGCCATTTTCCAGGGCAGTGAAGAAAAGGTGGATGATCTTATTCAGCGCTGCAAAAAAGGCCCGGTGGCGAGTTTCGTTCAGGATATTAAGGTAAGGGATGCAAAAGATGAAACTGTCTATAAATCATTTGAAGTGAAACTATAG